A part of Lacinutrix sp. 5H-3-7-4 genomic DNA contains:
- the secA gene encoding preprotein translocase subunit SecA encodes MSFLDSILKVFVGDKSKQDVKAISPLVDKIKSFEAALEALSHDELRAKTIEFKAIIAETRKPFNERKDKLKAEADATDDIDRREDIYQEIDKIEDESYQAVEVTLKEILPEAFAVVKETAKRFTNNSEITVTATPYDREVSGMGDYVTLDGDQATWSNSWDAAGKAITWDMIHYDVQLIGGVALHEGKIAEMQTGEGKTLVATLPVYLNALAEKGVHLVTVNDYLAKRDMAWMAPIFQFHGMTIDCIDNHRPNSEGRRKAYNSDITYGTNNEFGFDYLRDNMANSPDDLVQRPHHYAIVDEVDSVLVDDARTPLIISGPIPKGDVHEFTALKPQVENIVAVQRKQLVQTLAEAKKLIAAGDEKEGGFQLLRVYRGIPKNKALIKFLSEEGVKQLLQKTENVYMADNNREMPKVDEALYYVIEEKNNQIELTDKGIEFLSGKDNPDFFVMPEIGIEIAKIEAKGLSSEEEAELKEDLFREFGVKSERIHTLNQLLKAYALFEKDNQYVVMDNKVMIVDEQTGRIMDGRRYSDGLHQAIEAKENVKIEDATQTFATVTLQNYFRMYRKLSGMTGTAVTEAGEFWEIYELDVVEIPTNRPIARHDKEDLVYKTKREKYNAVIEEVTKLSQQGRPVLIGTTNVEISELLGKMLSIRKVPHNVLNAKLHKKEADIVAEAGQPGQVTIATNMAGRGTDIKLIDKIKEAGGLAIIGTERHDSRRVDRQLRGRAGRQGDPGSSQFYVSLEDNLMRLFGSERIAKMMDRMGLKEGEVIQHSMISKSIERAQKKVEENNFGVRKRLLEYDDVMNSQREVVYKRRHHALFGERLRVDLANMIFDTSEGIAETNKNANDFKNFEFELIRYFSMPSPITEDEFNKLSATAITKRIYNAAFDHYKAKMERNAEVAFPVIKDVYENQSDKYKRIVVPFTDGVKTLQVVTDLERAYESQGKELVTDFEKNITLAIIDDAWKTHLRKMDELKQSVQLAVHEQKDPLLIYKFEAFELFKTMIDQVNKDVISFLFKGELPSENTNAISEARETKKKENLQTQKEEIPNLDERSAQNRQAGNTQQQQQVVETIVRDQPKIGRNDKVTIKHVMSGENKVVKFKQAEPLIAKGEWVLVND; translated from the coding sequence ATGAGTTTTTTAGATTCCATTCTAAAAGTATTTGTTGGCGATAAGTCTAAACAAGACGTAAAAGCCATTTCACCTTTAGTCGATAAAATAAAATCGTTTGAAGCTGCTCTTGAAGCTTTATCTCACGACGAATTAAGAGCAAAAACAATAGAGTTTAAAGCTATTATAGCCGAAACTCGCAAACCTTTTAACGAGCGTAAAGACAAACTAAAGGCAGAAGCAGATGCGACTGATGATATTGACAGACGTGAAGATATTTACCAAGAAATTGATAAAATTGAAGACGAATCTTACCAAGCTGTAGAAGTTACTTTAAAAGAAATTTTACCAGAAGCCTTTGCAGTTGTAAAAGAAACAGCAAAACGTTTTACAAATAACAGTGAAATTACTGTTACTGCAACACCATACGATAGAGAAGTTTCTGGAATGGGAGATTATGTAACCTTAGATGGAGACCAAGCAACATGGTCTAACTCTTGGGATGCAGCAGGAAAAGCAATTACCTGGGACATGATACACTACGATGTGCAATTAATTGGTGGTGTCGCTTTACATGAAGGTAAAATTGCCGAAATGCAAACAGGTGAAGGTAAAACATTAGTAGCAACATTACCGGTGTACTTAAATGCCTTAGCAGAAAAAGGTGTGCATTTAGTAACTGTAAACGACTATTTAGCAAAACGTGATATGGCATGGATGGCGCCAATATTTCAATTTCATGGCATGACCATAGATTGTATAGATAATCACCGTCCAAACTCTGAAGGTCGCCGTAAAGCATACAACTCAGATATTACATACGGTACAAATAACGAATTTGGTTTCGATTATTTACGTGATAATATGGCAAACTCGCCAGACGATTTAGTACAACGTCCGCATCACTACGCTATTGTAGATGAGGTAGATTCTGTATTAGTAGATGATGCTAGAACACCATTAATAATTTCTGGACCAATACCTAAAGGAGACGTTCACGAATTTACAGCACTTAAACCTCAAGTAGAAAATATTGTAGCTGTACAACGTAAACAATTAGTACAAACATTAGCAGAAGCTAAAAAATTAATTGCCGCCGGAGACGAAAAAGAAGGTGGTTTTCAATTACTACGTGTTTACAGAGGTATACCAAAAAATAAAGCGTTAATTAAGTTTTTAAGTGAAGAAGGTGTTAAACAATTACTTCAAAAAACCGAAAACGTTTACATGGCAGATAACAATCGTGAAATGCCAAAAGTTGATGAAGCACTTTATTACGTAATAGAAGAAAAAAACAATCAAATTGAATTAACAGATAAAGGTATTGAATTCCTTTCTGGTAAAGACAATCCAGACTTCTTTGTCATGCCAGAAATTGGTATTGAAATAGCTAAAATTGAAGCAAAAGGTCTTTCATCTGAAGAAGAAGCAGAATTAAAAGAAGATTTATTTAGAGAATTTGGAGTAAAATCTGAACGTATACACACTTTAAACCAACTACTTAAAGCATACGCTTTATTTGAAAAAGACAACCAATATGTTGTTATGGATAATAAAGTAATGATTGTAGATGAGCAAACAGGTCGTATTATGGATGGTCGTCGCTATAGTGATGGATTACACCAAGCGATTGAAGCAAAAGAAAATGTAAAAATTGAAGATGCTACACAAACATTTGCAACAGTAACACTACAAAATTACTTTAGAATGTACCGCAAACTTTCTGGTATGACAGGTACAGCCGTGACAGAAGCAGGAGAGTTTTGGGAAATCTATGAACTTGATGTTGTAGAAATTCCTACAAACAGACCAATTGCACGTCACGATAAAGAAGATTTAGTTTATAAAACTAAACGAGAAAAATACAACGCGGTAATTGAAGAAGTAACAAAACTATCTCAACAAGGGCGTCCAGTATTAATTGGTACTACAAATGTTGAAATTTCTGAGTTACTTGGAAAAATGCTTAGCATTAGAAAAGTACCACACAATGTCCTTAACGCCAAATTACATAAAAAAGAAGCAGATATTGTTGCAGAAGCTGGACAACCAGGACAAGTAACTATTGCAACTAACATGGCTGGTCGTGGTACAGATATTAAATTAATAGACAAAATTAAAGAAGCTGGAGGTTTAGCCATTATTGGTACAGAACGTCACGATTCTAGACGTGTAGACAGACAGTTACGTGGTCGTGCTGGTCGTCAAGGAGATCCAGGAAGCTCACAGTTTTATGTGTCATTAGAAGATAATTTAATGCGATTATTTGGTAGTGAACGTATTGCCAAAATGATGGATAGAATGGGATTAAAAGAAGGTGAAGTAATTCAGCATTCTATGATTTCTAAATCTATTGAACGTGCACAGAAAAAAGTTGAAGAAAATAACTTTGGTGTACGTAAGCGTTTATTAGAGTATGATGATGTAATGAACTCGCAACGTGAAGTTGTTTACAAACGTCGTCATCATGCCTTATTTGGTGAGCGTTTAAGAGTGGATTTAGCAAACATGATTTTTGATACTTCGGAAGGTATTGCCGAAACTAACAAAAATGCTAACGACTTTAAAAACTTTGAGTTTGAGTTAATTCGTTACTTCTCTATGCCTTCACCTATAACTGAAGATGAGTTTAACAAATTATCTGCAACAGCTATAACAAAACGTATTTATAATGCTGCTTTCGACCATTATAAAGCAAAAATGGAACGTAATGCAGAAGTTGCTTTCCCAGTAATTAAAGATGTTTACGAAAACCAAAGCGATAAATACAAACGTATTGTTGTACCATTTACAGATGGTGTAAAAACTTTACAAGTTGTAACAGATTTAGAGCGTGCTTATGAGTCTCAAGGAAAAGAATTAGTAACAGATTTTGAAAAAAATATTACACTTGCCATTATTGATGATGCTTGGAAAACGCATTTACGTAAAATGGATGAGTTAAAACAATCTGTACAATTAGCAGTACACGAACAAAAAGATCCATTATTAATTTATAAGTTTGAAGCTTTTGAATTGTTTAAAACAATGATTGATCAAGTAAATAAAGATGTTATTTCATTTTTATTTAAAGGCGAACTGCCAAGCGAAAATACAAACGCAATTAGCGAAGCTAGAGAAACTAAGAAAAAGGAAAACTTACAAACACAAAAAGAAGAAATCCCTAATCTAGACGAGCGTTCTGCACAAAACAGACAAGCAGGAAACACACAACAACAGCAACAAGTAGTAGAAACTATTGTACGCGACCAACCAAAAATTGGACGTAACGATAAAGTGACTATCAAGCATGTTATGAGTGGTGAAAATAAAGTTGTTAAATTTAAACAGGCCGAACCTTTAATTGCTAAAGGCGAATGGGTTTTAGTTAACGATTAA
- a CDS encoding peptidoglycan DD-metalloendopeptidase family protein, which yields MNSKKNLSFFKSLASQNINVIDASIPNSDYIAIDLSQTNSSLKTLDVSSSQAWENYIGNYLKTHNKKVAFGGYLEKRGIYNRSDYFNNQNPETERNIHIGLDLWIAAGTPVLAAFNGEIHSFKDNTNFGDYGPTIILKHTVEAFTFYTLYGHLSRESLIDLKVGAEVKKGEVIAHLGKAEVNGDYAPHLHFQIILDLQDKKGDYPGVCSLKDLDFYKANTINPELILGL from the coding sequence ATGAATTCTAAAAAAAACCTTTCTTTTTTTAAATCGCTAGCATCGCAAAACATTAATGTTATTGATGCTTCAATTCCTAATAGCGACTATATAGCTATAGATCTTTCTCAAACAAATTCTAGCTTAAAAACGCTTGATGTTTCTTCTTCACAAGCCTGGGAAAATTATATAGGTAATTACCTAAAAACGCATAATAAAAAAGTAGCCTTTGGTGGTTACTTAGAAAAACGAGGCATTTATAATCGCAGTGATTATTTTAACAATCAAAATCCAGAAACCGAGAGAAATATTCATATTGGTTTAGATTTATGGATAGCAGCAGGAACACCTGTTTTAGCAGCTTTTAATGGCGAAATACATAGCTTTAAAGACAATACTAATTTTGGTGATTATGGTCCAACTATTATTTTAAAACACACGGTTGAAGCATTTACTTTTTATACACTTTACGGACATTTATCTCGTGAATCTTTAATAGATTTAAAAGTAGGAGCCGAGGTTAAAAAAGGAGAAGTTATCGCACATTTAGGCAAAGCCGAAGTAAATGGCGATTACGCACCACATTTACATTTTCAAATTATTTTAGACTTGCAAGACAAAAAAGGTGATTATCCTGGTGTTTGCTCGTTAAAAGATTTAGATTTTTATAAAGCAAATACTATTAATCCTGAGCTTATTTTAGGATTATAA
- a CDS encoding RNA polymerase sigma factor, producing MKVVQLDTIELCKQNNRKAQLHLYNQYCDCMYSVAKRFVNHTAEAEDIVQESFIKAFSKLHQFKGDVTFGAWLKRIVVNKSIDTLKLKKQRLVELEDVHLKVVDTSVNNKWLVDESVTLEQIKKAIQQLPDKYRYVVMLFLVEGYDHQEISEILNITQVASRTQLSRGKQKLQELLKQKHYG from the coding sequence GTGAAAGTCGTTCAATTAGATACTATTGAATTGTGTAAACAAAATAATCGCAAAGCGCAATTGCATTTGTATAACCAGTATTGCGACTGTATGTACAGTGTTGCGAAACGTTTTGTTAACCACACTGCCGAAGCCGAAGATATTGTTCAAGAATCTTTTATTAAGGCATTTTCAAAATTACATCAATTTAAAGGCGATGTTACTTTTGGCGCTTGGTTAAAACGTATTGTTGTAAATAAAAGTATAGACACGCTTAAACTAAAAAAGCAGCGTTTAGTTGAGCTTGAAGATGTGCACCTTAAAGTTGTAGATACTTCTGTAAACAACAAATGGTTAGTAGATGAAAGTGTAACACTGGAGCAAATTAAAAAGGCAATACAACAACTTCCAGATAAGTATAGATATGTTGTAATGTTGTTTTTAGTTGAAGGTTATGACCATCAGGAAATTTCAGAAATTTTAAACATAACACAAGTTGCTTCACGAACACAATTATCCAGAGGAAAACAAAAATTACAAGAATTACTAAAACAAAAACATTATGGCTAA
- the meaB gene encoding methylmalonyl Co-A mutase-associated GTPase MeaB: MTKKKSALQENDGVSPPEITNTDAVSKIKARRKQLKDTNTLVSKILKGNITALSQAITLVESKNPKHLEQANAIIKACLPHANQSVRIGITGVPGVGKSTFIEAFGTYLTTIEKKVAVLAVDPSSSLTKGSILGDKTRMEELVKNENAFIRPSASGESLGGVARKTREAIILCEAAGFNTIIIETVGVGQSETAVHSMVDFFLLLKLAGAGDELQGIKRGIIEMADMIAINKADGDNIKSAKLAKVEFNRALHLYPQKTSAWQPKVMTCSAINNKGIEAIYNAIVEYIDLTTKNNYFNSKRNEQNKFWLLQTIEEQLKIDFFENAQIKDALQKQIALIEANKTTPFVAADYLLGLKK; encoded by the coding sequence ATGACTAAAAAAAAATCGGCATTACAAGAAAACGATGGTGTTTCTCCTCCAGAAATAACTAACACAGATGCCGTTTCTAAAATTAAAGCACGACGTAAGCAGTTAAAAGACACCAACACTTTAGTATCTAAAATATTAAAAGGAAATATTACCGCTCTAAGCCAAGCAATTACTTTAGTTGAAAGTAAAAACCCAAAACACTTAGAACAGGCAAATGCAATAATAAAAGCCTGTTTACCACATGCAAACCAATCTGTTAGAATTGGTATTACTGGAGTTCCAGGCGTTGGAAAAAGCACCTTTATTGAAGCTTTTGGCACCTATTTAACTACTATAGAAAAAAAAGTAGCAGTACTTGCTGTAGACCCAAGTAGTTCACTTACAAAAGGAAGTATTTTAGGAGATAAAACCAGAATGGAAGAGTTGGTAAAAAACGAAAATGCTTTTATTCGTCCATCAGCATCTGGAGAATCTCTAGGTGGCGTAGCCAGAAAAACACGTGAAGCAATTATTTTATGTGAAGCTGCTGGTTTTAATACTATTATTATAGAAACTGTTGGTGTAGGGCAAAGTGAAACTGCCGTGCATAGTATGGTAGACTTCTTTTTACTTTTAAAACTAGCTGGTGCCGGAGACGAATTACAAGGAATTAAACGTGGTATTATTGAAATGGCAGATATGATTGCTATTAATAAAGCAGATGGCGATAATATTAAAAGTGCAAAATTAGCTAAAGTTGAATTTAACCGTGCATTACATTTATACCCGCAAAAAACTTCTGCTTGGCAACCAAAAGTCATGACTTGTAGTGCTATAAATAATAAGGGTATTGAAGCCATTTACAATGCCATTGTTGAGTATATTGATTTAACTACTAAAAATAATTACTTCAATTCTAAAAGAAACGAACAAAATAAATTTTGGTTACTACAAACTATAGAAGAGCAACTAAAAATAGATTTTTTTGAAAACGCACAAATTAAAGATGCTTTGCAAAAACAAATAGCTTTAATTGAAGCTAATAAAACCACGCCATTTGTAGCTGCAGATTACTTACTAGGATTAAAAAAATAA
- a CDS encoding cob(I)yrinic acid a,c-diamide adenosyltransferase: MKVYTKTGDKGTTALFGGTRVPKHHIRIDSYGTVDELNSYIGLIRDQEINQLYKNILIIIQNKLFTVGAILATDPEKMVLKNGKERLNINKITSEDIELLEREMDSMNESLPQMTHFVLPGGHQTVSFCHVARCVCRRAERLASALNDIEPFLPEALTYLNRLSDYLFVLARKLTHDLQADEVKWIPEKH; this comes from the coding sequence ATGAAAGTATATACAAAAACAGGAGATAAAGGCACAACTGCATTATTTGGCGGCACACGCGTTCCAAAACATCACATAAGAATAGATAGTTATGGTACTGTAGACGAGTTAAACTCGTACATAGGCTTAATTCGTGATCAAGAAATAAATCAGCTTTACAAAAATATCCTTATAATAATTCAAAACAAACTATTTACAGTTGGAGCAATATTAGCAACAGATCCAGAAAAAATGGTTTTAAAAAACGGAAAAGAACGCTTAAATATAAATAAAATCACTTCCGAAGATATTGAACTTCTCGAGCGTGAGATGGACAGTATGAACGAGTCACTACCACAAATGACGCATTTTGTTTTACCAGGTGGCCATCAAACAGTGTCATTCTGTCACGTAGCACGCTGTGTTTGCCGTCGAGCGGAAAGACTAGCGTCTGCCTTAAATGATATTGAACCTTTTTTACCAGAAGCACTCACCTATTTAAACCGCCTTTCTGACTATCTTTTTGTATTGGCACGAAAGTTGACTCATGACTTGCAAGCAGACGAAGTTAAATGGATTCCTGAGAAACATTAA
- a CDS encoding DUF2795 domain-containing protein codes for MYWTLELASYLSDAPWPATKDELIDYAIRTGAPLEVVENLQAIEDEGDSYDSIEEIWPDYPTDEDYLWNEDEY; via the coding sequence ATGTATTGGACATTAGAATTAGCATCTTATTTAAGTGATGCACCTTGGCCGGCAACTAAAGACGAACTTATCGATTACGCTATTAGAACAGGAGCGCCTTTAGAAGTTGTAGAAAATTTACAAGCCATTGAAGATGAAGGCGATTCTTACGATTCTATCGAAGAAATCTGGCCGGATTACCCAACAGATGAAGATTACCTCTGGAATGAGGACGAGTATTAA
- a CDS encoding DUF2911 domain-containing protein: protein MLKRLIILLIIVAIGVFGYSHFAGGLFSKPLSPEKTVVFEVDDIELEVFYNRPSKRNREIFGALVPYNKVWRTGANEATTFETNTALKVGNDSLPAGKYTLWTIPNDTAWNVMFNSKQYKWGVDETMKAMRDPAFDVATYVAPVQKLENPVELFTIAFDNSTDNLSLTMAWDYSKIVVPLK, encoded by the coding sequence ATGTTAAAAAGGTTAATAATTTTACTCATTATTGTCGCTATTGGAGTCTTTGGATACTCACATTTTGCCGGCGGTTTATTTAGCAAACCATTAAGTCCTGAAAAAACTGTTGTTTTTGAAGTTGATGATATTGAGTTGGAAGTTTTTTATAACAGACCATCTAAACGTAATCGTGAAATTTTTGGCGCTTTGGTTCCTTACAACAAAGTTTGGCGTACTGGCGCAAATGAAGCGACTACTTTTGAAACCAATACAGCTTTAAAAGTAGGAAATGACTCGTTACCTGCTGGAAAATATACACTTTGGACGATACCTAATGACACTGCATGGAATGTGATGTTTAATTCTAAGCAATATAAATGGGGCGTTGATGAAACCATGAAAGCTATGCGAGATCCTGCTTTTGATGTAGCCACTTATGTTGCTCCTGTTCAAAAATTAGAAAATCCTGTAGAGCTTTTTACTATTGCTTTCGATAATTCTACAGATAATTTATCCCTTACAATGGCTTGGGATTACTCTAAAATTGTAGTACCACTTAAATAA